The following coding sequences lie in one Candidatus Planktophila sulfonica genomic window:
- a CDS encoding AI-2E family transporter, which translates to MAISERMKRKPKESPATPDFGAAGAPIDRGHPFYFGFVATVGALTAFVMMRALASASGVFVLILVALFLATGLNPAVEAIRRRGLSRAGAVTVIFVAVIAFVGLFAALVVPPLVTQGTHLIETAPALLENLKNNTTIANLNDQYGVIDSLQKKLNSVTSDGTLLITAFGGVIGVGKSVLSGTFTALTILVLTLYFITSLPQATELGLKLVPASRRPRVAALTEAIISRVGAFVGSQILVSFFAALFMTIFGALLGLPSPIAIGIIIFICGLVPLIGHFIGSAIFTIIALTESVTVGVIAFVGYVVYVQVENYILTPKIMKRTLNVPGAVTIIAALLGTSLLGLVGGLLAVPVAASIILILEEVVYPRTEKS; encoded by the coding sequence ATGGCCATTTCAGAGCGCATGAAGAGAAAACCAAAAGAATCACCCGCAACTCCTGATTTTGGTGCCGCTGGCGCACCTATCGACCGCGGACATCCCTTCTATTTCGGTTTTGTGGCAACAGTGGGGGCTCTCACCGCATTTGTCATGATGCGAGCACTTGCTAGCGCTTCCGGCGTCTTTGTATTGATTCTCGTTGCACTCTTCTTGGCAACTGGCCTTAATCCTGCTGTCGAAGCAATTCGTCGACGCGGACTATCTCGAGCGGGCGCAGTTACAGTTATTTTCGTTGCAGTCATTGCCTTTGTCGGACTCTTTGCAGCTCTCGTAGTTCCGCCGCTAGTCACGCAAGGAACACACCTGATTGAGACAGCGCCCGCACTTCTTGAGAACCTCAAGAACAACACAACTATTGCAAACCTCAATGATCAATATGGTGTTATCGATTCTCTTCAGAAGAAGTTAAATAGTGTTACTTCTGATGGAACGCTTCTGATTACAGCATTTGGTGGAGTAATCGGTGTTGGAAAGTCTGTTCTCTCTGGAACATTTACTGCGCTCACAATCTTGGTTCTCACTCTCTACTTCATCACATCGTTGCCACAAGCAACTGAGCTTGGTTTGAAGCTTGTTCCTGCAAGCCGCAGACCACGTGTAGCAGCTCTTACCGAAGCGATTATTTCCCGCGTGGGCGCCTTCGTTGGTAGCCAGATTCTGGTCTCCTTCTTTGCAGCTCTCTTTATGACAATCTTTGGAGCACTCCTTGGCCTGCCATCCCCTATTGCAATCGGAATCATCATCTTCATCTGTGGATTGGTTCCTTTGATTGGCCACTTTATTGGTTCGGCAATCTTCACCATCATTGCTCTGACTGAATCTGTCACAGTCGGTGTCATTGCCTTCGTTGGATACGTTGTTTACGTCCAAGTCGAAAATTACATTCTGACTCCCAAGATTATGAAGCGCACACTCAATGTTCCGGGCGCAGTCACAATCATTGCTGCACTCTTGGGAACATCACTTCTTGGTCTAGTTGGTGGACTCTTGGCAGTACCTGTCGCTGCTTCGATCATCCTTATCCTGGAAGAAGTTGTCTATCCTCGCACTGAGAAGTCTTAA
- a CDS encoding ABC transporter permease: MSKPTALSIGIQRGGLEIKQFMRQRESVVFTMLFPLILLAIFGSVFSNSIAEGVTFSQYFVAGMIASGLVNTGFQQLAIMIPMEREFGTLKRLRGTPMPASSYFIGKAILVTLSMLIQVFLLLAAGVAFFGVNLPTGADKWLLLVVLLVLGSACSTVLGIAFSNVPKSGRGASAVVSPVVIVLQFFSGVFFIFTDLPQWMQQVAAIFPLKWMTQGARSIFLPDSFATREVAGNWETGRTFAIITAWLVVGIIWAVRSFKWERD, translated from the coding sequence ATGAGTAAGCCAACTGCGCTCTCGATTGGTATCCAACGTGGCGGCCTTGAGATCAAACAATTTATGCGCCAACGCGAATCCGTCGTCTTCACCATGCTCTTCCCGCTTATCTTGCTGGCAATCTTTGGCTCCGTCTTTTCAAATTCGATTGCTGAAGGCGTCACATTTAGCCAGTACTTCGTCGCCGGAATGATTGCTTCAGGCCTTGTTAATACTGGCTTCCAGCAGCTAGCCATCATGATTCCCATGGAACGCGAATTCGGCACTCTAAAGCGTTTACGCGGAACTCCAATGCCGGCAAGCAGCTACTTCATCGGTAAGGCAATACTTGTAACGCTGAGCATGTTGATTCAAGTCTTCTTACTTCTCGCAGCAGGCGTTGCATTCTTCGGAGTCAATCTCCCAACTGGTGCCGATAAGTGGTTGCTACTTGTTGTACTCCTTGTTCTTGGCAGCGCATGTTCAACAGTTCTTGGAATTGCATTCTCTAATGTTCCAAAGAGTGGACGTGGGGCATCGGCAGTTGTTTCACCTGTTGTCATCGTTCTTCAATTCTTTAGCGGTGTCTTCTTTATCTTCACAGATCTTCCACAATGGATGCAGCAAGTGGCAGCGATATTCCCTCTGAAGTGGATGACACAAGGAGCTCGCTCAATCTTCCTTCCTGACTCTTTTGCTACGCGTGAAGTAGCCGGCAATTGGGAAACTGGCCGTACCTTTGCCATTATTACGGCATGGCTCGTAGTCGGAATTATCTGGGCAGTTCGAAGCTTCAAGTGGGAGCGCGACTAA
- a CDS encoding tetratricopeptide repeat protein, translating into MSLPPNFSQAFDLSSLGKPKADTSTPAPGLEVTAQNLQTEILPLSETKPVVILCWTPRSIESLELLRTLGKLEAEDAGKWVLAYVNIDEQAPVAQALQARTIPYGVVFIGGQAIPFLEQPLSEAQLREVILKILTVAAQQGIGDEPVEATEPEEDEALAALDQGDYATAEAAYKRLLARKPNDNYAKLGLAQVQLLARTHGVDAAKVMEEAVKNPDDIELQIQCADVEVMSGYLEPAFDRLLRLLVLFDGDEQKRIKDRLLELFALVDPADPRVIKARNQLANALF; encoded by the coding sequence ATGAGTTTGCCACCTAATTTTTCACAAGCGTTTGATCTCAGCTCACTTGGAAAGCCAAAGGCAGATACATCAACTCCAGCTCCAGGCCTCGAAGTAACCGCGCAAAATTTACAGACCGAAATTCTTCCGCTCTCGGAAACCAAGCCAGTTGTCATTTTATGTTGGACTCCTCGCTCTATTGAATCCCTCGAACTTCTTCGCACTCTAGGAAAACTTGAAGCAGAAGATGCAGGAAAGTGGGTCCTTGCTTACGTCAATATCGACGAACAGGCGCCAGTGGCTCAAGCTTTGCAAGCGCGAACAATTCCTTACGGTGTTGTCTTCATCGGAGGACAAGCAATTCCATTCTTAGAACAACCGCTGAGTGAAGCGCAACTTCGCGAAGTTATTCTGAAAATTCTGACTGTCGCAGCCCAACAGGGAATCGGTGATGAACCAGTCGAAGCGACTGAACCTGAAGAGGATGAAGCACTTGCGGCCCTTGATCAAGGTGATTACGCAACTGCCGAGGCTGCATATAAGCGATTGCTCGCCAGAAAACCAAACGATAATTATGCAAAGTTAGGCCTTGCCCAAGTTCAACTTCTTGCACGCACTCATGGCGTCGATGCAGCGAAGGTAATGGAAGAAGCCGTAAAGAACCCTGACGATATTGAACTTCAGATCCAATGTGCCGACGTTGAAGTAATGAGCGGCTATCTCGAGCCAGCATTTGATCGTTTGCTTCGGCTCTTGGTTCTCTTTGACGGAGACGAACAGAAGCGCATTAAAGATCGCCTCCTCGAGCTCTTCGCCCTGGTTGACCCAGCAGATCCACGCGTTATTAAGGCTCGAAATCAGCTTGCGAATGCCCTTTTCTAA
- a CDS encoding alpha/beta hydrolase, producing the protein MSEPIRPSTILPGLRTPFTVTTEDGQTLIGEVSAPLDNPTAAILCCHPNPTGGGMMDSHIYKKAANRLPGMAGITVVRFNTRGTTSEAGTSTGTYDNGRAEKYDVEAMIRYCFDTLKLTQLWVVGWSFGTSIAISHARDPRVKGLILLSPTLLDIVDGDLEFWAHDGRPITALIPEHDDYLKPDQAKVRFAVVPQINLIAVDGAKHLWVGEPYVHRVLSEITQIVAPERLPLPTEI; encoded by the coding sequence ATGTCGGAACCAATCCGCCCCAGCACAATTCTTCCGGGTCTACGCACACCTTTTACGGTGACCACCGAAGATGGCCAGACTTTAATCGGCGAAGTAAGCGCACCGCTAGATAACCCAACTGCTGCAATTCTCTGTTGCCATCCCAACCCAACAGGTGGCGGAATGATGGATAGCCATATCTATAAAAAGGCTGCCAACCGCCTACCTGGAATGGCTGGCATCACCGTTGTTCGTTTTAATACTCGTGGCACAACCAGTGAAGCCGGAACAAGTACCGGTACATACGACAATGGTCGCGCAGAAAAATATGATGTGGAAGCAATGATTCGCTACTGCTTCGATACTTTAAAACTCACGCAGCTCTGGGTTGTTGGTTGGTCATTCGGAACCAGCATTGCAATTAGCCATGCCCGCGATCCACGCGTTAAAGGACTCATTCTCTTAAGTCCCACACTTCTCGATATCGTCGATGGCGACCTTGAATTCTGGGCTCACGATGGAAGACCAATCACAGCGCTTATTCCAGAACATGATGATTACTTAAAACCTGATCAAGCAAAGGTTCGATTCGCGGTTGTTCCACAGATCAATCTCATTGCAGTTGATGGTGCAAAGCACTTATGGGTTGGCGAACCTTATGTTCATCGCGTTCTATCGGAAATTACTCAGATAGTGGCGCCGGAACGACTTCCGTTACCAACTGAGATCTAG
- a CDS encoding ABC transporter ATP-binding protein: MSTVISVSGLRKSYGANQAVDGLDLDIKQGEIFALLGPNGAGKTTTVEILEGFRDRDSGEVQVLGFDPSTKGRAGQAWRDRIGIVLQSTADAGDLTVYESVSHFAKYYENPKDAREVIELVGLTEKADALGRTLSGGQRRRLDVALGIIGSPELIFLDEPTTGFDPEARRAFWQLIRKLRDEGATILLTTHYLDEAEALADRVAVINRGKIIEVSTPALLGGRATSLATVSWRDGSELRSEKSANPTQLVNQLSSQFGGEVPELNVKRASLEDIYLEMIGGTHE; this comes from the coding sequence ATGAGCACAGTCATCAGCGTTTCGGGGCTTCGCAAGAGCTACGGAGCCAACCAGGCAGTCGATGGCCTCGATCTCGATATCAAACAGGGCGAAATCTTTGCACTCCTTGGCCCCAACGGCGCCGGCAAGACCACCACAGTTGAAATTCTCGAAGGCTTCCGCGACCGAGATTCAGGTGAGGTTCAGGTACTGGGCTTTGATCCATCGACAAAGGGGCGCGCTGGTCAAGCTTGGCGTGATCGCATTGGAATCGTTCTGCAATCTACTGCTGATGCTGGTGATTTAACTGTCTACGAATCTGTCTCGCACTTTGCAAAGTATTACGAGAATCCAAAAGATGCACGAGAAGTCATTGAGTTAGTTGGGTTAACTGAGAAAGCAGATGCATTAGGTCGCACACTTTCAGGCGGGCAACGTCGCCGACTCGATGTTGCGCTCGGAATTATCGGTAGCCCCGAACTCATCTTTCTTGATGAACCAACTACAGGTTTTGATCCAGAAGCGCGTCGCGCATTTTGGCAGTTGATTCGCAAACTTCGTGATGAAGGCGCAACAATTCTTCTGACCACCCATTATCTCGATGAAGCTGAAGCACTTGCTGATCGAGTCGCAGTTATCAATCGCGGAAAGATTATTGAAGTCTCAACTCCGGCGCTCCTTGGTGGTCGTGCCACTTCTCTCGCAACGGTCTCATGGCGCGATGGTTCAGAGCTTCGCAGCGAGAAGTCAGCAAACCCAACACAACTCGTGAATCAGCTTTCGTCACAATTCGGTGGAGAAGTTCCAGAGCTCAATGTAAAGCGAGCATCCCTTGAAGATATCTACCTCGAAATGATTGGAGGCACCCATGAGTAA
- a CDS encoding DUF4032 domain-containing protein produces MALRITGLGEEIAAVTGLPWNVPLEEWPEDPMLAEKRGISRHIVRLVRSTDDPDSEVYAVKETVSEFANREYKILRELTHLDSPSVQSIAVIEGRTDKNGEELPCALVTRFLPYSLPYRVVLSDKTVTAEDVTLMANALALLLVRLHLLGFWWGDCSLSNTLFRRDAEAYAAYLVDAETGEFQKTLTAGQREHDLEIAHFNVAAELEDLQLSGVLYPGMDPIRASTALIKRYHRLWSALKDRQVLDPTDRHAVERAMRQLHDLGFAVEEVSVSMEEGENEGKLVFQPKLVAAGYHKNRLRELMGLETEELQAKRLLASFDRFRGREKSPKPPMHDSAKRWLDEVFRPTVNLIPPELEGRIELAQFFHEALEHRWYLSERAGHDVGLEFAAKSYVTEVLPYRRDSGVDVRVDGAMQ; encoded by the coding sequence ATGGCCTTACGGATAACTGGACTCGGCGAAGAAATCGCAGCAGTCACAGGCCTACCGTGGAATGTGCCTCTGGAAGAGTGGCCCGAAGACCCAATGCTCGCCGAGAAGCGCGGAATCTCGCGCCACATCGTGCGCTTGGTCCGTTCTACCGATGATCCTGACTCTGAGGTCTATGCGGTTAAAGAGACTGTCTCTGAATTCGCTAACCGCGAATACAAAATTCTTCGCGAGCTAACACACCTTGATTCTCCAAGCGTGCAATCGATTGCCGTAATTGAAGGTCGTACCGATAAGAATGGCGAAGAACTTCCTTGCGCACTCGTTACTCGCTTCTTGCCTTACTCACTTCCATATCGCGTAGTTCTGAGCGACAAGACTGTGACTGCAGAAGATGTCACCTTGATGGCTAATGCGCTAGCGCTTCTACTTGTTCGCCTGCACTTGCTTGGTTTTTGGTGGGGCGACTGTTCACTTTCCAATACGCTCTTCCGCCGAGACGCTGAGGCGTATGCGGCATATCTTGTAGATGCTGAGACTGGTGAGTTCCAAAAGACTTTGACTGCCGGTCAACGCGAACACGATCTAGAAATCGCACACTTCAACGTTGCGGCAGAACTTGAAGATTTGCAGCTGTCTGGAGTTCTTTATCCAGGAATGGATCCAATCCGTGCAAGTACCGCACTCATTAAGCGATACCACCGTCTTTGGTCTGCACTGAAAGATCGCCAAGTACTCGACCCAACTGATCGCCACGCAGTTGAACGCGCAATGCGCCAGTTGCATGACCTTGGCTTTGCAGTGGAAGAAGTATCTGTATCGATGGAAGAGGGCGAGAACGAAGGCAAGTTGGTCTTCCAGCCCAAGCTTGTTGCTGCCGGGTATCACAAGAACCGTCTTCGTGAGTTGATGGGTCTTGAAACTGAAGAGCTACAGGCAAAGCGACTGCTTGCATCATTCGATCGCTTTAGAGGCCGCGAAAAATCTCCTAAGCCACCGATGCATGATTCAGCAAAGCGTTGGCTCGATGAAGTATTTCGTCCGACAGTAAATTTGATTCCACCAGAGCTAGAAGGACGAATTGAACTTGCTCAATTTTTCCATGAAGCCCTTGAACACCGCTGGTATTTGAGTGAGCGCGCAGGCCACGATGTTGGACTAGAGTTTGCTGCGAAGTCATATGTAACAGAAGTTTTGCCATACCGTCGCGACTCTGGAGTCGATGTACGCGTTGATGGCGCGATGCAATAG
- a CDS encoding PT domain-containing protein, whose amino-acid sequence MARSRNYLGSSKLQVGARLSNLAILLALVLTVSGSSAIAATKKPTPTPTTKVTAKATAKATVKATAKPTAKATAKPTAKATAKPTAKATAKPTAKATAKPTASSTSTSTAAPTAKASVKPKPKPKPKPRKKVKVTPSPKPKWPPVGFEYESGIYAKIPTSKELVGVISAKGNLASQVAACRTFICGAVQVASEQGCVWWEVNSKVYAQNRDLIGNLRTISGASVARELKTILLISPEPLSSLEYVSSIEVVCHQEAKPEGTQTVTFTKVGS is encoded by the coding sequence ATGGCTCGTAGTCGGAATTATCTGGGCAGTTCGAAGCTTCAAGTGGGAGCGCGACTAAGCAATCTCGCGATTCTCCTGGCTCTCGTTCTCACAGTTTCAGGAAGCTCGGCTATCGCTGCAACAAAGAAGCCGACGCCAACGCCCACAACAAAGGTGACAGCGAAGGCGACAGCGAAAGCAACGGTTAAGGCGACAGCGAAGCCGACTGCTAAGGCGACAGCGAAGCCAACTGCTAAGGCCACTGCGAAACCAACTGCTAAGGCCACTGCAAAACCAACAGCGAAGGCCACTGCAAAACCAACAGCGAGTTCCACATCGACTTCAACTGCGGCACCGACAGCAAAAGCTTCGGTAAAGCCAAAGCCGAAACCAAAGCCAAAGCCACGTAAGAAGGTGAAGGTAACTCCGTCACCAAAGCCAAAGTGGCCACCAGTTGGTTTTGAATATGAATCAGGAATCTACGCAAAGATTCCTACGAGTAAAGAACTTGTCGGCGTTATCTCTGCCAAGGGCAACTTGGCTTCCCAAGTAGCTGCCTGCCGCACATTTATCTGTGGCGCAGTGCAGGTTGCCTCTGAACAAGGATGCGTCTGGTGGGAAGTAAATTCAAAGGTTTATGCGCAAAATAGAGATCTCATCGGCAACCTGCGCACTATTTCTGGCGCCAGCGTTGCGCGTGAATTGAAGACGATTCTTCTTATCTCCCCCGAACCGCTTTCATCCCTTGAGTACGTTTCGAGTATTGAAGTGGTCTGCCATCAGGAAGCAAAACCTGAAGGAACTCAGACAGTCACATTTACCAAGGTCGGTAGCTAA
- the murA gene encoding UDP-N-acetylglucosamine 1-carboxyvinyltransferase: protein MASSSLDRFRITGGCRLEGEVTVTGAKNSVLKLMAASLLAVGTTTIHNVPDIADVDIMADLLTRLGCTVKHEGSVVTIEVPAAPLHRADYDLVRKMRASINVLGPLVARVGKAEVALPGGDAIGSRGLDFHIKGLESLGATAHVEHGYVIAEAPNGLTGTAIELDFPSVGATENLMTAAVLAQGVTTIDNAAREPDLVDLGEFLIGMGAQIDGLGSPLITITGVKELKPTDHTTITDRIIAGTWAFAAAMTQGDITIHGGRADHMEVMLEKLTHAGAIVTSTQDGIRVQMNQRPRAIDVATLPYPGFATDLLPFIIGMNAVADGHSIVTENVFESRFMFVNELMRLGAQITVDGHHASIDGIPQLSGAPVEATDIRAGAGLVLAALVSDGETTVDGAFHIDRGYPNFAEQLVSLGAKVSRE, encoded by the coding sequence ATGGCATCTTCGTCGCTCGACCGCTTCCGGATCACCGGGGGCTGCCGTCTTGAGGGCGAAGTAACGGTTACCGGCGCTAAGAATTCAGTCCTGAAACTGATGGCAGCATCCCTTCTGGCGGTTGGCACAACAACTATCCACAATGTTCCAGATATTGCAGATGTCGACATCATGGCCGACCTTCTTACTCGTCTTGGTTGCACCGTCAAACATGAAGGTTCTGTCGTCACGATCGAAGTTCCTGCTGCTCCCCTCCACCGCGCTGATTACGATCTCGTTCGCAAGATGCGCGCATCAATCAACGTACTTGGTCCACTCGTTGCACGCGTTGGAAAAGCAGAAGTCGCGCTCCCTGGTGGAGATGCAATTGGCTCTCGCGGATTAGATTTTCATATCAAGGGCCTTGAATCACTCGGAGCCACTGCGCACGTTGAACATGGTTACGTCATCGCCGAAGCGCCTAACGGCTTAACCGGAACAGCAATAGAACTAGATTTCCCATCAGTGGGTGCAACCGAGAACTTGATGACAGCTGCAGTTCTTGCTCAAGGTGTGACAACAATTGATAACGCAGCGCGCGAACCAGATCTTGTCGACCTTGGTGAATTCCTTATTGGAATGGGCGCACAGATTGATGGACTTGGTTCACCGCTCATCACCATCACTGGTGTTAAAGAGTTAAAGCCAACTGATCACACCACTATTACCGACCGCATCATCGCCGGAACATGGGCATTTGCAGCAGCCATGACACAAGGCGATATCACCATCCACGGTGGGCGCGCCGACCACATGGAAGTCATGCTCGAAAAACTTACTCACGCCGGTGCAATAGTTACATCAACACAAGATGGAATTCGCGTACAAATGAATCAGCGCCCACGCGCTATCGATGTTGCAACACTTCCCTACCCAGGATTTGCTACCGACTTACTTCCATTCATCATCGGCATGAATGCTGTTGCAGATGGCCACTCAATCGTCACTGAAAACGTCTTTGAATCACGCTTTATGTTTGTCAATGAACTCATGCGCCTTGGCGCTCAGATCACCGTAGACGGCCACCACGCCTCTATTGACGGTATTCCACAGCTATCTGGAGCTCCAGTTGAGGCAACTGATATCCGTGCCGGTGCTGGTCTTGTATTAGCAGCGCTCGTATCCGACGGTGAAACAACCGTAGATGGCGCATTCCATATCGATCGTGGCTATCCGAACTTCGCCGAGCAATTAGTGAGCCTCGGCGCAAAAGTTTCTAGAGAATAA
- a CDS encoding cob(I)yrinic acid a,c-diamide adenosyltransferase produces the protein MVNLTRIYTKTGDDGTTSLGDMSRTSKNDPRLEAYATVDEANSTIGVVLATDELTDEVRALLVRIQNDLFDVGADLCTPVVDSPAFEPLRVLESQVVYLEEQIDHFNKDLEALRSFVLPSGTPAAAHLHVARTVVRRAERRTWAAIHAFGGGVNPLTAKYLNRCSDLLFVLARVANKKIGDQLWVPGANR, from the coding sequence ATGGTTAATTTAACGCGTATTTACACAAAGACAGGCGATGACGGAACTACATCTCTTGGAGATATGAGCCGTACTTCAAAGAATGACCCTCGTCTTGAAGCATATGCAACAGTTGATGAAGCGAACTCCACCATTGGTGTTGTTCTTGCAACTGATGAATTAACCGATGAAGTTCGCGCCCTCTTGGTGCGCATTCAAAATGACCTCTTCGATGTGGGCGCTGACCTCTGCACCCCAGTAGTTGATTCACCTGCATTTGAGCCACTTCGCGTACTCGAATCGCAGGTTGTCTACCTTGAAGAGCAGATCGATCACTTTAATAAGGATCTTGAAGCACTTCGCTCATTCGTACTTCCATCAGGCACACCAGCTGCTGCCCACCTTCACGTGGCTCGCACAGTTGTTCGTCGCGCAGAGCGCCGCACATGGGCTGCTATTCACGCATTTGGTGGCGGCGTAAACCCACTGACAGCCAAGTACCTCAACCGTTGTTCAGATCTACTCTTTGTTCTTGCTCGCGTTGCCAATAAGAAGATTGGCGATCAGCTCTGGGTTCCTGGAGCTAATCGTTAA
- a CDS encoding F0F1 ATP synthase subunit epsilon, with protein sequence MALNVALVSPTQQVWSGEATFVSARTTEGDLGVLPGHSPLFGVLVDGAVSIKGTDGTTQEFQVRGGFLSVSNDRVSILTESVG encoded by the coding sequence ATGGCTCTTAACGTCGCACTAGTATCGCCAACACAACAGGTGTGGTCAGGCGAGGCAACTTTTGTCTCTGCTCGCACCACTGAAGGTGATCTTGGAGTTCTTCCAGGTCACTCACCTTTGTTTGGCGTACTAGTCGACGGAGCTGTAAGCATCAAAGGCACCGACGGAACAACACAGGAATTCCAAGTTCGCGGAGGCTTCTTATCTGTCTCTAACGACCGCGTTTCGATTCTTACTGAATCAGTCGGCTAG
- a CDS encoding aldehyde dehydrogenase family protein, whose amino-acid sequence MADSTTTFDSHNPVTNEVISSHEIYNETAVVAAVERAREASREWRDLGFRGRRKVLLKWSTDLLDNIDSLSELVSLETGKPVSDAKLEASLAAGHIAWAARHAESVMRTSHRSPGLLMANMSATVERSPVGVVGVIGPWNYPVFTPLGSIAYALAAGNTVVFKPSEYTPAVGEYLAQSFIDSSLFADVFTCITGLGETGKFLCESGIDKLAFTGSTRTAKIVAATCAAHMTPVVLECGGKDPVIVAHDADIKRAADATVWSAFSNAGQTCIGAERVYVDERVADKFIEKVLEIAKDIRPGAPGDGKYGPTTMPKQIPIIQSHIDDAIARGATVLMGGSGSVKAPFVEPVIFCDVPEDSIAMTEETFGPTIAINRVKTMAEAIRLTNDSRYGLGAAVWSKRRGKHIASQLHTGMVAINSVISFAAVDSVPFGGVKDSGYGRIHGPEGILEFTYPRTVVRARFQLPIAFTSFSRTAGSDKLIVKVTKLLKGRLG is encoded by the coding sequence ATGGCTGACTCAACGACAACATTCGATTCGCATAATCCAGTAACAAATGAAGTGATCTCTTCTCACGAGATTTATAACGAGACAGCCGTCGTTGCTGCCGTTGAACGTGCCCGTGAAGCTTCACGCGAATGGCGCGATCTGGGTTTTCGTGGACGTCGCAAAGTCTTGCTCAAGTGGAGCACTGATCTGCTCGACAATATTGATTCACTCTCAGAGCTAGTCTCACTCGAAACTGGAAAGCCAGTTAGTGATGCAAAGCTCGAGGCTTCCCTTGCAGCAGGTCACATTGCGTGGGCTGCACGTCACGCAGAATCTGTAATGCGCACCTCTCATCGCTCTCCTGGTTTACTGATGGCAAATATGTCAGCAACTGTTGAAAGATCTCCTGTGGGAGTCGTTGGTGTCATCGGACCTTGGAACTATCCCGTCTTTACTCCCCTTGGTTCTATCGCTTATGCACTCGCCGCCGGCAATACCGTTGTCTTCAAACCAAGTGAATACACGCCAGCAGTCGGTGAATACCTCGCACAATCATTTATAGATTCATCTCTCTTTGCCGATGTATTTACCTGCATTACCGGTCTTGGTGAAACAGGAAAATTCCTCTGCGAAAGTGGCATCGATAAGTTAGCTTTCACAGGTTCAACGAGAACCGCAAAGATTGTTGCCGCAACCTGCGCGGCCCACATGACCCCCGTTGTCCTTGAATGCGGCGGTAAAGATCCTGTCATCGTCGCTCACGATGCTGATATCAAGCGTGCTGCTGATGCCACAGTCTGGTCAGCTTTTTCCAATGCCGGCCAGACATGTATCGGCGCAGAGCGCGTATATGTTGATGAACGAGTTGCAGATAAGTTCATTGAGAAAGTCCTTGAGATTGCGAAAGATATACGTCCAGGTGCACCAGGAGATGGAAAATATGGGCCAACCACAATGCCCAAGCAGATTCCGATTATTCAATCTCATATCGATGATGCAATCGCACGTGGTGCGACAGTTTTGATGGGTGGCTCTGGATCGGTAAAGGCTCCCTTTGTTGAGCCAGTGATCTTCTGCGATGTTCCCGAAGATTCGATTGCAATGACTGAAGAAACTTTCGGACCAACAATTGCAATCAATCGCGTGAAAACAATGGCTGAAGCGATTCGCCTGACCAATGACAGCCGATATGGACTTGGGGCTGCAGTCTGGTCGAAGCGTCGCGGCAAGCACATTGCTTCACAGCTTCACACTGGCATGGTTGCCATTAACTCTGTGATCTCATTTGCAGCTGTTGATTCAGTGCCATTCGGTGGCGTGAAAGATAGCGGCTACGGACGTATCCACGGCCCTGAAGGAATTCTCGAATTCACTTATCCGCGCACTGTTGTGCGTGCCAGATTCCAATTGCCGATTGCATTTACAAGTTTCTCTCGTACGGCAGGAAGCGATAAGTTAATTGTGAAGGTAACTAAATTGCTAAAGGGACGCCTCGGTTAA